Below is a genomic region from Halobacterium sp. CBA1132.
CCCAGCACCCACAATTCCCCCGCGAGGAGCGTCCTGCCGGCGGGAGCGGCTTCGACGGGTTTTTGAACTGCGCCCGATTGGTTTCACGCATGGCTACGTTCCAAGTTGTCGTCGCCGACCCCGAGTCGGGGCGAAGCTACCAGCAGGAGGTAGACGGACAGGACGCGAACCGGTTCCTCGGCCTCGAAATCGGCGACGAAGTCGACGGCGAAGCCGTCGGCCTCGACGGCTACACCGTCGAAATCACTGGCGGCAGCGACGCCGCCGGCCGACCGATGCGCAGCGACGTCAACGGCGCCGCGCTGAAGGACGTGATGCTCAAGGGCGGCCCCGGATTCAACCCCGAGGACGACGGCCAGCGCAAGCGCGTCACCGTCCGCGGGAAGGAAGTCTCCGAAGCGGTCGCGCAGCTCAACGTCTCCATCAGCGAGCGCGGCGAGGAGTCCGTCGAGTCTCTCTACGGCGAAGGCGACGCCGAAGCGGACGCGGACGCCGAGGAAGCCGAAGCCTAACGGAACGCCACGCTTTTTCGCGCTCGTCGCGTATTCGTCGCCGTGAGCGACTACGACGCGTATCTCGCCGGCGACAGGACCGACGACGTCGCACTCTACCTCTCCGAGTCGTACGTCTCCGACGTGGACAAACTGGCCGACCGCGACGACGCCGAACGGGTCGAGGACGTTCGAGAATCGCAAAGCGATTCTCGCAGCCCATCAGAAGCGCAGAGCGCTTCTGAGGACGGAGTCGTCCTCGTCGTCGAGGGCGAGCGCGGCCGCAGCGTCTTCCAGAAAATCACGGGGATGGGCGCGATGGACTTCGGGTCTGCCGCGATGGACAACCCCGGGCACGTCGACAGCGACCTCTCGGGCGGTGATTGCCCGCACGCCGACGACGGTGACGAACACAGCGCGCAGTTCGCGTTCTCGTTCGCGGAACCGAAAAACGAGGAGGTCGGCGGCCTCTACGCGGAGGGCGACGTCATCCACGCCTACGTCTACTGTTCCTGCGGGGAGTCGTACTCCGACAAGTGGCTCGCGGGCGAGCGCTAGTTAGGACTCCTCGGATTCTTCCTCGGGGTCGAGGTTGCGGAACCCGTCGAGGATGACCTGTTTCGCGGTCGCGCCCTGCGATGTCCAGTGGTTCGCGTAGTCCAGCATGTCCTCGTAGATGTCGGGCTTGCAGCCCGCGGCCTTCGGGTGGCCGCCGCCGTTCACTTGGC
It encodes:
- a CDS encoding 30S ribosomal protein S6e; its protein translation is MATFQVVVADPESGRSYQQEVDGQDANRFLGLEIGDEVDGEAVGLDGYTVEITGGSDAAGRPMRSDVNGAALKDVMLKGGPGFNPEDDGQRKRVTVRGKEVSEAVAQLNVSISERGEESVESLYGEGDAEADADAEEAEA
- a CDS encoding DUF5807 family protein yields the protein MSDYDAYLAGDRTDDVALYLSESYVSDVDKLADRDDAERVEDVRESQSDSRSPSEAQSASEDGVVLVVEGERGRSVFQKITGMGAMDFGSAAMDNPGHVDSDLSGGDCPHADDGDEHSAQFAFSFAEPKNEEVGGLYAEGDVIHAYVYCSCGESYSDKWLAGER